TGGATGGACTAGACTTGTCTTTGGTCCTTCCAGTGTTGCCACGACACTGCTTCTTCGGACTCGGCCTGTCAGATGCATCCTGCATCAATAAACATATCTCATTTTAATCTAAAGTTGGTTAATCACTATAGAGAATCCAAGAAATGACATGATCTCTTCGTTTCTCCCCTTAGCCCTGTTTAATCTATTCTATCACGCATCAGCATGATCAAACTCTAAAACATAGGCAAAAATTACCGTGTACGGGCGCTTTTGTAGGACTGTCGCTCGGACAATGCTTTCTCGAAGGCCATCCACAGCAGCTGCACCAGGGTATATCAACCCAAACCGATCCTGACATTGCCGCTTATCTTTCTCAGGAGTTCCTACTACAGCGGACCAGTTTTCTACAGCGAAGCAATCTTGCTCGTGAATCAACGTGGAATCAGCAGTTGGACACTTGATATCAAGGTCGCTCAGCTGACAATTTTGGTCCATGGCGTCGATCCAAGCAGCACAATCGTCGTCATGATCCAGGCTCGGAGGACCAGCACGAGGCATACGACCTCCTTTCTCGAAGCAAAGCACCGAAGCGTTGGAGTAGGCCCAGTGTTCGGATGTTGTAGCATTGCAGTCAAGGATGGAGAGAGCTTCTTGCGGTAGCGCATCCACTGCCTCAAGGGTGTATGTACTGCTAAACGAGTTTTTAGGGTCCGATAAGAAAGGAAGAAGACTGCTCCAACTGCTCCCGTGGAAATCGGAGCCTTCTCCTTCTCCGATCATCATATGGCCAAGTGAAGGAGGATTAAGCCTTTGAATCGATGCCTCTCCACCGTAAAGTGGACAAGCTTGTGAGCCTTCCCAAATTCGATCTTTCTCGAGGGCCATAGAGCGAGGCAGAGCTGTGAAGGAGGGGAATAATTTGTGGTACTAAGACAAGCAAGAAGAAGGACTTGCTCTTGGGGAAGTCTTGTACTTGTATGTTCTTATATATGCATGGTGTGGACTTAAACATTCATATAAGGAGATGTCTACTGCAGCTTATAAATTAATATACATATGCgatggttcatcaaatatataatCAGAATAATTCATGTAATCTACAAGTATTTTTGCGAGGAGTTGTTAGCAGGcatgaagagaagagagagagagagagagagagagaggaagccaAAGGAACGCCGGAAATCTTGCGCTCCCACGTCAAAGATTCCATGAGAGTAATCCATGGAACTTGGCATGAAAGCTCATCTTGTACCTCTATGGGCATCATCTTCTTCTCCATATCTCAAGACAAGTCTGGTTCTGGACAAGATACTTGCGTGGCGCTTTAAATGCTGCCTTCCCTTTTCTATCAGTTTGCGGCAGCAATATCGAAACAAGAGATCGACATGCGCAGTCGATCCATCCATTGATATACCCTACAATCTGATCTCCATAGCTTAGGATCAGGTCTGCCGTAATATAGAAGCCCAAACTAAACCATGCCTATATATAATGTTTCTCTGGGATCAATCTACAGAAATCCATTTCGGCTGTCAGAGGAACCAAATTACATGTAGTCGTGAAGAAGTGATCTAATTCTTTAAGCAT
The window above is part of the Musa acuminata AAA Group cultivar baxijiao chromosome BXJ2-6, Cavendish_Baxijiao_AAA, whole genome shotgun sequence genome. Proteins encoded here:
- the LOC103988313 gene encoding transcription factor bHLH130-like, encoding MALEKDRIWEGSQACPLYGGEASIQRLNPPSLGHMMIGEGEGSDFHGSSWSSLLPFLSDPKNSFSSTYTLEAVDALPQEALSILDCNATTSEHWAYSNASVLCFEKGGRMPRAGPPSLDHDDDCAAWIDAMDQNCQLSDLDIKCPTADSTLIHEQDCFAVENWSAVVGTPEKDKRQCQDRFGLIYPGAAAVDGLRESIVRATVLQKRPYTDASDRPSPKKQCRGNTGRTKDKSSPSKDPQSTAAKNRRERISERLKILQDLVPNGTKVDLVTMLEKAISYVKFLQLQVKVLATDEFWPAQGVKAPDVGKVKEALDAILSSHRDGSSSSKNAIRTFESAC